The segment TCGATCGGGACGGGCGGCTGGATGTGTTCCTCGGCGCGCGCGTGCTGCCGGGCCTGTATCCGCTGGCGCCGCAAAGTGCCCTGCTGCGGAACCGCGGTCCCGCGACCGCGGGATTCGAGGACGCGACCGAGTTGCTCGCGCCGGCGCTGCGGAACGTGGGCTTGGTGACGTCGGCGTTGTGGAGCGACGTGGACCAGGACGGCTGGCCGGACTTGTTGGTGGCGCTGGAGTGGGGCCGGGTGACGTGTTTTCACAACGAGCAGGGCCGCGGTTTCTCCGACTGGACCGAACGGGCTGGCTTCGCTGCGGCGGGCACCGGCTGGTGGACCTCCCTCGCGGCGGCGGACTTCAACGGCGACGGTCGGATGGACTACGTGGCCGGCAACGTGGGACTGAACACGCAGTATCGGGCGAGTGCGGCGCAACCGGCGCTCTTGTTCTACGGCGACTTTCGCCGCGATGGCGGCGAGCCGCAGCTGATCGAAGCCTACTACGAAGGCGACAAGCTCTATCCCTGGCGGAGCCGACGGGACTTGGGAGCAGCGATACCCTCGGTGCTGAAGCGCTTCCCGCGGAACAACGCGTACGCGCGAGCCACGCTCAGCGAGATCCTGGGCGAGGAGAAGCTCGCCGCCGCGGACAAGTTCATGGCGACGGAGCTGCGCAGCGGGGTGTTTTTGAGTCAGCCGGACGACACCTGGCGGTTTACGCCGTTGCCGCGGATCGCGCAGATCGCACCGCTGCAAGGGATGGTCGCAGGCGACTTCGATGGCGACGGGCAGGCGGACCTTTACGCGGTGCAAAACTCCTACGCGCCAATCGCGGTGGTGGGCCGGTTCGACGGCGGACTGAGCCAGCTGCTGCGTGGCGATGGCCGCGGCGGTTTCGAGCCGGTGCCGCCGGCGCAAAGCGGACTGGTGGTGCCGGGCGACGCGAAAGCGCTGGCCGTGCTGGATCTGGGGCAGGATGGCTGGCCGGATTTTCTGGTGACGCGCAACAACGCAAGCACCCTCGTGTTCGAGCGCCAGCACGAGCCTGGCCTCCGTTCGGTGCGCGTGCAGCTGCGCGGTCCCGCCGGCAATCCGACGGCGATCGGCGCCCGGCTGACGGCGCATTACCGCGACGGTCATGCTCAATCGGTCGAACTCCAGGCCGGTTCGGGACACGCGAGCCAGTCACTCGCGGCCGCGTTCTTTGGCGATCGGGCGGACAACCCGCTCGCGCGGATCAGCGTCCGCTGGCCTGACGGCGCCACCACCCAGCACGACGTGACCGGCACCACGCCAGTCATCATCCTCCCTGCACCGCGATGACACCGTTGTCGCTCACAGCTGTCGGCGTAGCTCCAACGGAAGCAGGCTTTCCGCCAGCGCGTGCAGCTGAGGATCCGGCAGCGGAAGAGCGAACGCGTCGCTGAGCACCAGGAGTCGATACAGGGCGCCCTCATTCAGCATCCGCAGCCGCGGGGCGTCTGCTGCCGTGATGCAGCGCTGCACCTGCGCGCGGGCGAGTTCCAGTTCATCGCCTTGGGCGAGCACGGCCGCGAGCGCGACACGTCGATCCCACGCGAGATAGCGATCGGCCTGATTGGCCAAACGGGCGCGAATGGCGATGACCGTCTCGGTGAATGCGCCGGCATTATCCTGCGCCGCCTGAATCTGCGCGCGCGCCGTCAGCGCGCCGACGTCACCCGGAAACCGGCGCAACGCCTCCGCGATCGCGCTGGCGTCCTCGAGCCGACCTGTTTCCACCAAAACCTCCGCGAGCCGGCTCTCGACCAGCGCAGCAGTCTGGTCCTCGACCACCTCGAAGACGAGGGCCGATGCGTGCTCCATTCCTTTGATGTCCGGCGGAGTGTAGGCCATCGGTCGCAACCAGGCGGGCAGATGCCAGCGACGAAGTTCACTCACGAAAAAGCTGACGCGGGTTGCGTGCTCCTTGACGAGATGGAGTCGAGCGAAGTCGTCGAAGAACGGGTCCCATGACGGCACCACCACGTAGCGGACTCCGCGACTCTGCAGCGCCCATTGCACTTCTTCGATCGTGCGCGCGCCGGCGATGGCGAGACTCAAGCCGAAGCCAGCTTCATTGCCCGCGGCGTGGGTGCCGAGTCCGCGGAATCCGCCGAAGTAGCAGAGTGAGGACGTGACCTGCGGCGGAGCGTAGACGATCGCTCCCGGCCCGCCGGCTCGCGCGGAGAGCCAGTGCGCGAGGTCGCGTTCGATCAGCAACTCGGCTTCGGTGCGGCTCAGAACCGTGGCCGGCCCAACAGGCTCAGGCCACGCCGTAGCCACGCCCGGAATTGCCGCCCCCGCGAGCGCGATGGCCCAGGCGGTGAGCAGAGGCCGGGATTTCTGTTCCGCTGCTGCTGCGAGACCCGCGACGAGCGCGATCAGCAATGTGACGTCGACGAGAACCCAAGCATCGAGCCACCGCCACGCGAAGGCTCCGGCCGCCAGCACTGGTCCCATCGCGAATGCCAGGGCTGGCCGCCACCGCGGACTGATCCGATTGCCCGCGAGCGTCCAGCCGGCCACGACGACGAGACCGAGCGGGAGCAGCGTCGCCCAGACGTCAAGACTCGCGCCTTCGCGCTGCAGCCACGCAACGAGATTTGGCGCAGCCGCGCTGCCCGGCAGGCTGGTCAACCGGTACGCATTCAGGTCCGCCGCGAGGAAGCCGCGGCTGCCTGTCAGTTTCATGCTGAGCGGGATGACAACGACGGCCGCGACCGCCAGCATCTGCGGCAACGCGGCGCGCAGCCGACTGCGCGGAGGCACGCGGTCGCTCGCGGCTCGCGCGAGCAGTTCGCCGACGCCAAGCCACGCCAACGCGTAGAGGGGATGATTCGCGCGCAGCTCCCATGCGCCAAGGTGAGTCGGTGCGTATTCGAAAAGATAGGCCACCAGCGATACGCCAGCGCCAGCCAGCGACCACCCTCGCCAGGCCGCGGCCTCGGGTGCCGGCGTGTTGCTGCGGCGGCTGGTCCAGTGGGCGAAGAGTCCTCCTGCGGCGGTGCCGGCGAGCACCATCACCTGACTGCGCACATCAAGCCAGAGCCCAATGCCCGCAAGAAATCCCGCCGCGGCGAACCAGCGTCGAGCTTGCGCCGGCTCGCGGAATCCCGCCACCGCGGTGAGCAGGCTGCCGAGCACGCAGCCGAGCGCGAGCGCGCGACCATCGGGTACGCCCGGCAGAAAACTCGCCGCGAACGGAAACAGGGTCACGCCGCCGACCGCGAAGCCCATCGCTGCCAGTGCGCCGAACCGCCACGCGCAAAGCGCGGTGACTCCGGCCAGGAGCAACAGATGCAGCGAGGGCTCCGCGACAAGCGCGGCCCGCTCGACCGACGGCCCCGCGGCTCGTCCGGAACGTGCGCGCTCGGCCCACGCGACGAGCATCAGCCACCAGCGTGCGGGCGAGGCGGTGAAAACCGGGCGGCCGACGGGAGCGTTTTCCTGGTCGGTCCACCGCGCCCGTGTTTCGCCACTGGCAAGGGAGCGCTGCGCTTCGGCGATGCGCGCTGCTGCCGGGCCGTGCCGCTCCGGCACGATGAGATAACGTCGCGAATGTTGATAGCCGGTCGGCGAATCAGGATCGACGTACGCTGCTGCGTTCGCGCCGCCGGCGAGGGCTGATACATACATGCCCCGTCCGCTTCGCCGCGACGTGACGGTTATCAGCAGCGCGCCGGCGAGCACCAGCACCGAGCAGATCAGCACCGGACGAATCATGGCATGCAATGCCCTCGGCTCGCGGGGCGGCAGGGGAGTGATCGGTAACGTGAATACTCGGATACCTGCACGGGATGCCTTCTGAATTTGCGGGACGCGGGCGGGCCCAGCAAGCCCGGCCAACGCAGCCCCCGCCCGCGCGCACAAGGAGCTCAATCCGGACGTAAAGGATCTCAGTTTGTTGCGCGCGGCTCCGGAAAAACGAGCGCGGGCACGGGCGCACCGACGCACTCGCTTGACCCCTCTCCCGCGGGTGGCTGCATAGATGGCTCGCATGCCCCGTCGCTCGTCGCTCTTTGGTCCGGCGCTGCGGCCGCCGGGTCGGTTCCTCGCCGCGGGCCGGCACGGCGCCGCACTGGCCTTTGCGACGGTCGCCGTCTTCGCCGCCGAGCCGCGCTCCCCGTTGGCGGAACAGCCGCTGGCGGCGCGCTCCGGTCCGCGCGGTGCGACGCTGTTTGTGGAGATGCCGTCGGCGCATACGGGCGTCGTGACGGAGAACCGGTATGCGGATCCGAAGATGTGGGGCGCGCGGTATCACGAATTTGAGATCGGCGAAATCGGCACCGGTGTGGCGATCGGCGACTACGACGGCGACGGCCGGCCGGACCTCTTCGTCGTCAGCAAGACCGAGAGCTGCCGGCTATTTCGTAACCTCGGCGAGTTCCGGTTCGAGGACGTGACCGAACGCGCGGGCGTGGCCGACAAAGGCGCGGCGGCTGGCGTGTGGAAGCAGGGGGCCACGTTTGTCGATGTGAACAACGATGGCCGGCTCGATCTGTATCTCTGCCGATTCGACGCCTCGAACCGGCTCTACGTGAACCAAGGCGACGGCACGTTTAAGGAGGAGGCGGCCGCGCGCGGACTCGACGTGCGGGACTCGTCCGTGACCGGTGCGTTCGCCGACTACGATCGCGATGGCCGGCTCGATGTCCTTGTGCAGACGAACCTGCTCGACGCGAACGCGCACATCGAAGGGCAGGCGAACTATCTTTTCCGTAATACCGGCGATGGCGGGTTCGTGAACGTGACCGATCACGCGGGGATCTCCGGCAACGGGCAGGGGCACTCCGCCACGTGGTGGGACTACGATGACGACGGCTGGCCCGATCTCTACGTCGGCAACGATTTTCTCTCGCCCGACAAGCTCTATCACAACCGCCGCGACGGCCGCTTTGACGACGTGATTGCGACCGTCGTTCCGCACGTGCCCTACTCGGCGATGGGTTCGGATCTCGGCGATCTGAACAACGACGGGCTCGTGGATTTCATGATCACGGACATGGCCGCGACGACCCACGAGAAGGATCAGCGCGGCATGGCGGATGCGCGCGGCCGGGCCCGGGAGGAGTTTAATGAGACGATCGGCGTGCTGCAGTATCCACGGAATGCGCTTTTCCTGAACACGGGTACCGGTCACTGCCTCGAAGCGGCGTGGCTGGCGGACCTGGCCAAGACTGATTGGACCTGGGGACCGCGGCTCGAGGATCTCGACAACGACGGCTGGCTCGACCTGTTCGTGACTACCGGCATGCACCGGGAGGCCACCAACGTGGATTTGTTGACGCGCCAGATGAACGCGGAGACCGCGACCGAGCGGTTGCGCGTGATGCGCGAGAGTCCGGTGCTGGCCGAGCGCAATCTCGCTTACCGCAACCGCGGCAATCTCGAGTTTGAGACTGTCGGTGCGGCATGGGGGTTGGATCAGAAAGGCGTGAGCTTCGGCGCGGCGTTCGGCGATCTCGATGGCGATGGCGATCTCGATCTGGTGTTCGGCAATTACGAGAAGGGCGTGACGGTTCTCCGCAACGACTCCGACAGCGGACATCGGGTCATTTTCGAGCTACGCGGGACCAGATCGAACCGGTTTGGCGTCGGCGCGAAAGTGGAGATTGTGACCGGCGCGGGCCGGCAGGTGCGGTACCTCGTGATTGCACGGGGCGTGCTGTCGAGCAGTGAGCCGGTGGTGCATTTTGGTTTGGGGGAGGAGGTGGAGATCAAGGAGCTGACGGTGAGGTGGCCGAGCGGGGCGGTGCAGCGGTTCGAGCACGTGGCGGCGGACCGGCGGTATACGATCACGGAGCCGGAGGAGTGGCACGGGCGTCCCGCCCGTGAGCCTTCGTCGTCCGCTGATACCCGGGTCGGTAATCCCGGAACGGTAGGGCCGGCGCTGGCCGCCGGCCGCGAGGAATCGAAGTCCCGCGCGGCTGCCGGCGAGCGGCAGCCCTACGAACACAGCCTTTTCGCGGAAACGAGCGCAGCGCATGGGCTGGCGGTGGTGTCGCGGGAGGAGCCGGTGGATGAGGTGGCGTTGCAGCGATTGCTGCCGACGCGGTTCAACCGGCGCGGACCGGCGCTGGCGGTGGGCGACGTGAATGCCGACGGGATCGAAGACGTGGTGATCGGGGGCACGACGCAGACGGCCGCGCAGGTGCGGCTGGGCCGCAGCGACGGAACGTATGCTGTCGACCCGGGAGCGGTGCTGCCGGTGGACGGGGTGAACGACGGGCCGGTGCTGCTGTTCGATGCGATGGGCGATGGGCGGCCGGCGCTGCTGGTGACGAAGGGCGGCAACAGTTTGCCGGCGGGCGCGGCGGAGTATCAGCCGAAGCTTTACGTGCAGGACGAGCCGGGGCGGTTTCGGCTGGCCGCCGGTGCGCTGCCGGAGCTGTCGCTGAGCGTGGGCGCGGCGGCGGTGGCGGACTTCGATCGGGACGGGCGGCTGGATGTGTTCCTCGGCGCGCGCGTGCTGCCGGGCCTGTATCCGCTGGCGCCGCAAAGTGCCCTGCTGCGGAACCGCGGTCCCGCGACCGCGGGATTCGAGGACGCGACCGAGTTGCTCGCGCCGGCGCTGCGGAACGTGGGCTTGGTGACGTCGGCGTTGTGGAGCGACGTGGACCAGGACGGCTGGCCGGACTTGTTGGTGGCGCTGGAGTGGGGCCGGGTGACGTGTTTTCACAACGAGCAGGGCCGCGGTTTCTCCGACTGGACCGAACGGGCTGGCTTCGCTGCGGCGGGCACCGGCTGGTGGACCTCCCTCGCGGCGGCGGACTTCAACGGCGACGGTCGGATGGACTACGTGGCCGGCAACGTGGGACTGAACACGCAGTATCGGGCGAGTGCGGCGCAACCGGCGCTCTTGTTCTACGGCGACTTTCGCCGCGATGGCGGCGAGCCGCAGCTGATCGAAGCCTACTACGAAGGCGACAAGCTCTATCCCTGGCGGAGCCGACGGGACTTGGGAGCAGCGATACCCTCGGTGCTGAAGCGCTTCCCGCGGAACAACGCGTACGCGCGAGCCACGCTCAGCGAGATCCTGGGCGAGGAGAAGCTCGCCGCCGCGGACAAGTTCATGGCGACGGAGCTGCGCAGCGGGGTGTTTTTGAGTCAGCCGGACGACACCTGGCGGTTTACGCCGTTGCCGCGGATCGCGCAGATCGCACCGCTGCAAGGGATGGTCGCAGGCGACTTCGATGGCGACGGGCAGGCGGACCTTTACGCGGTGCAAAACTCCTACGCGCCAATCGCGGTGGTGGGCCGGTTCGACGGCGGACTGAGCCAGCTGCTGCGTGGCGATGGCCGCGGCGGTTTCGAGCCGGTGCCGCCGGCGCAAAGCGGACTGGTGGTGCCGGGCGACGCGAAAGCGCTGGCCGTGCTGGATCTGGGGCAGGATGGCTGGCCGGATTTTCTGGTGACGCGCAACAACGCAAGCACCCTCGTGTTCGAGCGCCAGCACGAGCCTGGCCTCCGTTCGGTGCGCGTGCAGCTGCGCGGTCCCGCCGGCAATCCGACGGCGATCGGCGCCCGGCTGACGGCGCATTACCGCGACGGTCATGCTCAATCGGTCGAACTCCAGGCCGGTTCGGGACACGCGAGCCAGTCACTCGCGGCCGCGTTCTTTGGCGATCCGACGGGCAACCCGCTCGCGCGGATCAGCGTCCGCTGGCCCGACGGCGCCACCACTCAGCACGACGTGCCTACCGGCACGCCCGTCATCACACTCGATGCGTCGCGATGAAGCCGTGTCGTTTCCTGTTCCAGTATGAGTATGCGCGCCCGGCTGAAGGGCCGCGCATCTGAACGGTGTCAAATCCCCGATGGCTGTTACCCTCCGGCTTCGCTTGCTCGTCTGGTGCGCTGTGCCTG is part of the Opitutus terrae PB90-1 genome and harbors:
- a CDS encoding FG-GAP-like repeat-containing protein, whose product is MPRRSSLFGPALRPPGRFLAAGRHGAALAFATVAVFAAEPRSPLAEQPLAARSGPRGATLFVEMPSAHTGVVTENRYADPKMWGARYHEFEIGEIGTGVAIGDYDGDGRPDLFVVSKTESCRLFRNLGEFRFEDVTERAGVADKGAAAGVWKQGATFVDVNNDGRLDLYLCRFDASNRLYVNQGDGTFKEEAAARGLDVRDSSVTGAFADYDRDGRLDVLVQTNLLDANAHIEGQANYLFRNTGDGGFVNVTDHAGISGNGQGHSATWWDYDDDGWPDLYVGNDFLSPDKLYHNRRDGRFDDVIATVVPHVPYSAMGSDLGDLNNDGLVDFMITDMAATTHEKDQRGMADARGRAREEFNETIGVLQYPRNALFLNTGTGHCLEAAWLADLAKTDWTWGPRLEDLDNDGWLDLFVTTGMHREATNVDLLTRQMNAETATERLRVMRESPVLAERNLAYRNRGNLEFETVGAAWGLDQKGVSFGAAFGDLDGDGDLDLVFGNYEKGVTVLRNDSDSGHRVIFELRGTRSNRFGVGAKVEIVTGAGRQVRYLVIARGVLSSSEPVVHFGLGEEVEIKELTVRWPSGAVQRFEHVAADRRYTITEPEEWHGRPAREPSSSADTRVGNPGTVGPALAAGREESKSRAAAGERQPYEHSLFAETSAAHGLAVVSREEPVDEVALQRLLPTRFNRRGPALAVGDVNADGIEDVVIGGTTQTAAQVRLGRSDGTYAVDPGAVLPVDGVNDGPVLLFDAMGDGRPALLVTKGGNSLPAGAAEYQPKLYVQDEPGRFRLAAGALPELSLSVGAAAVADFDRDGRLDVFLGARVLPGLYPLAPQSALLRNRGPATAGFEDATELLAPALRNVGLVTSALWSDVDQDGWPDLLVALEWGRVTCFHNEQGRGFSDWTERAGFAAAGTGWWTSLAAADFNGDGRMDYVAGNVGLNTQYRASAAQPALLFYGDFRRDGGEPQLIEAYYEGDKLYPWRSRRDLGAAIPSVLKRFPRNNAYARATLSEILGEEKLAAADKFMATELRSGVFLSQPDDTWRFTPLPRIAQIAPLQGMVAGDFDGDGQADLYAVQNSYAPIAVVGRFDGGLSQLLRGDGRGGFEPVPPAQSGLVVPGDAKALAVLDLGQDGWPDFLVTRNNASTLVFERQHEPGLRSVRVQLRGPAGNPTAIGARLTAHYRDGHAQSVELQAGSGHASQSLAAAFFGDPTGNPLARISVRWPDGATTQHDVPTGTPVITLDASR